The Shinella zoogloeoides genome contains the following window.
CGGCGCGGAGGCCATCGTGCTCTCGCTCGGCGTCGATACGTTCGAAAAGGACCCGATCTCCTTCTTCAAGCTCACCTCGCCGGATTACATCACCATGGGCCGGGCGGTCGCGGCGAGCGGCCTTCCCGTGCTCGTCGTCATGGAAGGCGGTTACGGCGTGCCGGAAATCGGCCTCAACGTCGCCAACACACTGAAGGGCATTGCGGGCTGACCCGGGTCCAGCATCAATTTCATTGAAGCAAGGCGTCACGATTATCCATTTGCCGGGTGGCTGACCCTCCTCTAGGACTGGGCGCCGGAGGAGGCCCCATGGCAGAACAACAGGTTTTATCGCAGCAGAACAATGCGGGTCTCGCCTCCGGCGTCCTGCTCTGCTTCGCCTCCATGTCGTGCATCCAGTTCGGCGCGGCCTTCTCCGCGACGGCCATCGATGCCTACGGTCCTTCGACCACGACCTTCCTGCGCCTCGTCATGGCGGCGGCGGTGCTGGCGCTGATCGTGCGCCCGCCCATGCGCTCCTACAGCCGTGAACAGTGGAAGAGCGCTCTCCAGCTCGGCGCGACCATGGCGGCGATGACGCTGTTCTTCTTCGCTGCTATCGACCGTATTCCGCTCGGCCTTGCCGTGGCGATCGAGTTCCTCGGGCCGCTCGCCGTCGCCACCTTCTCGCTCGGCGGCGGGTGGAGGCTGGTCTGGCCGCTGGCGGCCTTCGCCGGCGTCGCGCTGCTTTCCCATGACGGGAAGGGCTGGATCGGCGATCCGGTCGGGGTGCTCTTCGCCTGCGGTTCCGGCGTCGGCTGGGGCGCCTACATCGTCCTCATGAAGAAGGCCGGCAAGGCTTTCCGCGGCCTCGAGGGCCTTTCCATGTCGCTGATCGTGGCGGCCGTCGTGGCCATACCCTTCGGCCTGCCGCGCGCGCACGAGGCGATGAACCCGGAGGGGCTGGCCATGATGCTGGGCCTTGCCCTGCTGGTGCCGCTGCTGCCCTATGCGCTGGAGATGACGGCGCTGCGCCGCATGCCCATGTCGGCCTTCGGCATCCTGATGAGCCTGGAGCCGGCGCTCGGCGCGCTGGCCGGCTTCCTCGTGCTGAGCCAGCCGATGACGCCGCTGCAGATGCTCGGCACGGCGCTGGTGGTCGCGGCGAGCGCCGGCGTCACGACCAGCGGAAAGGGCGATGGCTAGCAAAGAGCGGCCCCTTTCATGTTCCTGCCGCAATCGCTAGGTTGAAGCAGAAGCATCGATATTTCCGGGGACCATCCATGTACAAGAAAGCCGTGATCGTCGCGTTAGCCGCGACCTATCTCTCCGCCTGCACGACGACCGATCCCTATACGGGCGAGCAGAAGGTCTCCAACACGGCCGGCGGCGCGGCCATCGGCGCGGGCGTGGGTGCCGTCGCCGGTCTGCTGATCGGCAACAATCCGGTCCAGCGCCGCAATGCGGCCCTCATCGGCGCCGGTGTCGGCGCGCTCGCCGGCGGCGCGGTCGGCAACTACATGGACAGGCAGGAAGCGGAACTGCGCGCGCAGCTTCAGGGCACCGGCATCTCGGTCACCCGCGACGGCGACCGCATCATCCTCAACATGCCCTCGAACGTCACCTTCGCGACGGGCGACGACCGGGTCAGCCCGGACTTCTACCCGACGCTCGATTCCGTCGCCATCGTGCTGCGCAAGTTCGACCGCACGCTGATCGACGTGGACGGCCATACCGATTCGGTCGGCAACGCCGCCTTCAACCAGGATCTGTCCGAGCGCCGCGCCAATTCGGTCGCCAACCATCTCGCCTCGCGCGGGATCGACCAGCGCCGCATGTCCACCATGGGCTATGGCCTGGAGCGTCCCATCGCCTCCAACGCGACGGAATCCGGCCGCGCGCAGAACCGCCGCGTCGAAATCGCGATCTCGCCGCTCAGGCAGTGATTGCCGCTCACGCGCGGTTTTTCATCGGGTCGTCGTCGGCCGGGTTGTAGAAGAGCGAGAGCACCAGGCTCTTCGCGATCCGCTCGGCCGTCGCCATGAACCACGCCTTCGCCTCCGGCGAGGGCGCGATATCGTCCAGCGTGGCGGAGAAGAGGCCGAGCCAGGTCTCGAAAAGCGGCGGGCTGATGCCCTGAACGCCCTGATGCGCCATGACGGGCTTGCCGCCATAGCCGCCGTCCTTGAAGGCGACGGCGGACCAGAAGCGCTTCATCGTCTCCATATGCTCCGGCCAGCGGCCCTGTAGCCGGCCGTCGAAGACCGGGCCGAGCTCCGGATGCGCCCGCACGCGGCCGTAGAAGGTTTCCACCAGCAGCGGAATGAAATCGGCGGTGATGCCGATGGCGTGCATCTCCGCTTCCGCGCGGACGCGGATGGCGGCGAAATGGGAGAGGCGGTCGGGTTCGGTCATGGCGCAAGGATAGGGCCGCCGCGCCGCGCCGGCAATCCGGCCGAACGTCGCAGGCAGCTTACGGCCCTTCCCGGCCCGCCGCCCATTCCAGCCGCTTGTAGTCGAAGCCGTATTTCAGCGTCGGCTTGACGATCTCGAAATAGGGCGAGAGGTCGAAGTCGCGCGGCGTATAGAGCGAATGATGGCGGATATGCAGGATTTCCTGGCGCGAATAGGTCGAGGTCGCCGCTGCGTGGCCGGGCGCGCGGGTGATGTCCGGCAGGATGGGATAGCGGATCGCCTCGAAAGCCTCGGCGATCAGCGTGGAGCAGATTGCCCGCGTCGGGTCGCCCGAGCCGAAGGCGATCATGCGCCGCCGCCAGCGCACCGGAATGGGCGGCGTCGGCAGGAAGTAGCGCAGCATGTCCGTGATGTTCTTCATGTCGTATTTCAGCCCCAGCCGGGAGACCATGAAGGTGAGGACCGTGTCCCGGTCCTCCGGCGTCAGGCCGATGGGCCGGCAGATGCGCGTGTTGTAGGTGCGGTACTTGGTGAGGGGCACGGCGACGCACCCTTCGCCAAGATTGACCTCGATGAGCTGCGGCCGCTCCGCCGCCGGCAATGCCGCCTGATCGAGCGTCAGGGGCGCCGCCTCGCCGACGAACAGCGCGGCATGGGACCAGGTGGATTGCGTCAGGTATTTGATCGCCGCCGAGACCTTCTGGTTGCCCTCGACGAGCAGGATATCGCCGGGCCGCAGCGTGCGGGCGAGGGTCTCGGGATCGGAGGGCGTGTAGGGTTCGTAGCCGGAGGTCTGGCTTTGCAGCCGGTCGGCGAGAAGGCGGCCGAAACGGTCGAGCAGCGTGTCGCGGCCAGCGGAAAGCGGCTTCAATGCAGCGGTCAAGTCTCGTCCTTCGCTGGTATCCTTTCATGCACTCTAGCCTCAGCCGCGACGTCCTGTCGAGCTTGACGCAATCGGCCGCGCTCCTATATTTAGAATAATTCTAAATTGGATTTCAGCCGATGTTCTCCCGCCTTCTCCGTCCCGGCAAGCGCAGCCTCGAATCCCTCAGCGAACAGGAAGTCCTGGCGCTCGCCATCTCCTCCGAGGAGGACGATGGCCGCATCTACCTCGCCTATGCCGATGCGTTGCGCGGCGCCTATCCTCATTCGGCCCGCGTCTTCGAGGAAATGGCGGAGGAGGAGAGCCATCACCGCCAGATGCTGATCGACCGCCATATCGCCCGTTTCGGCGACCGCATCCCGCTCGTCCGGCGCGAATATGTGCGCGATTTCCCCGAGCGGAAGCCGGATTGGCTGATCGGCAATATGTCGATCGAGAGGATCCGCGAACAGGCCGAGGCGATGGAGGAGGCCGCGCACCGCTTCTATCTCACCGCCGCCGCGCGAACGGGCGACGCCGCCACGCGCAAGCTGCTCGGCGATCTGGCATTGGCGGAGAAGTCGCACGAATCCCTTGCCCGCCGGCTCGGCGAGGAGCACACACCCGTCGATGTGAAGGCGGAGGAGGACGAGACCGCGCGCCGGCAATTCCTCCTGACCTATGTGCAGCCCGGCCTTGCCGGCCTGATGGACGGCTCGGTCTCGACGCTCGCGCCGATCTTCGCCGCCGCCTTCGCCACGCAGGATACCTGGCAGACCTTCCTGGTCGGCCTCTCGGCCTCCGTGGGCGCGGGCATCTCGATGGGCTTCACGGAAGCCGCCCATGACGACGGCAAGCTCTCGGGGCGCGGCTCACCGCTCAAGCGCGGCCTCGCCTCGGGCATCATGACGGCGCTCGGCGGCCTCGGCCACGCGCTGCCTTATCTCATTCCGAACTTCATGCTGGCGACGACCATCGCCGTTGCCGTGGTCTTCGTGGAACTCTGGGCCATCGCCTTCATCCAGAACCGCTACATGGAGACGCCGTTCTTCCGCGCCGTGCTGCAGGTCGTGCTCGGCGGCAGCCTGGTGCTCGCGGCGGGCGTGCTGATCGGCAATGCGTAAGGGGGGACTCTAGCGCCGTGTCGGGCGGTTCATGTCGCGCACCACCCAGCGGAAGAAGACATAGACGCCGACGCCCATGATGGCGACCGGCAGGAGATTGGCAGCAGTATCCATTTCGACCTCAAATGCCCTCCCGGAGCGGGAGTTAAGGTCTTGCTAACCAATTTACAACATGCAGGGCGGTGACGATCCGTTCACAAAAAGGAAAGCGGGGCGTTACCGCCCCGCTTCGATCCTCATCAGGCGCGCAGCGTTGCGCCCGTGGTCTTCACCACATTGCCGACGATCTTGCCCGTCAGTGCCTCGAAGTCCTCGTCCGTCAGCGTCTTGTCGACCGGCTGGATGACGACCTCGATGGCCACGGACTTCCTGCCCTCGCCCACCGATGCGCCCTCGAACACGTCGAAGACATTGACGGCCGTGATCAGCTTGCGGTCGGCCCCGCTCGCCGCGCGCACGATGGCGCCGGCTTCCACGCTCTTGTCGACCACGAAGGCGAAGTCGCGCTTCACCGCCTGGAAGGGCGAGAGGTCGAGCGCCGGCTTGGTGCGGGTCGCCTTCTTCTTCGGCTCCGGCATGGCGTCGACGAAGATTTCGAAGCCGCACAGCGCGCCGGAGACGTCGAGCGCACCGAGCGCCTTCGGATGGAATTCGCCGAAGGTGCCGAGAACGATCTTCGGACCCATCTTGATCGTGCCGGAGCGGCCCGGATGGTACCAGGAGGGTGCGCCCGGCTCGATCTGCACATTGCCCATCGGCAGGCCGCAGGCCTCAATCACGGCGAGCGCATCGGCCTTGGCGTCATAGACGTCGACCGGCTTGCCGCCGCCCTTGGCCGCATTCGACCAGAGGCGGCCGGAACCCGAAAGCGTAGCCGTGCCGCGGCGAACGCCGCCGGCAACGCGGCGCTGTCCCTCGGGCCGGTCGTTCTCATAGGTGCCGGAGACTTCGAAGATCGCGACGTCGCCATAGCCCTTGTCGGCATTGCGCTGGGCGGCTGCGAGCAGGCCCGGCAGCAGCGAGGGGCGCATGTCGGACATGTCGGCGGCAATCGGGTTGGAGAGCGCCAGTGAGGCCCCGCCGCCGCCGAACAGCTCGGCATGCGCCTTCGGGATGAAGGACCAGGTGACGGCTTCCATCATGCCGCGCGAGGCGAGCGCACGCCGGGCAAGGCGCGAGCGGATCTGCAGCGTGGTGAGGATGCGGCCATTGACCGAGCCGTGGCTTTCCAGCGGCGCGGGCTTGATATTGTCGACGCCGTGGATGCGCATAACCTCTTCCACGAGGTCCGCCTTGCCGTCCACATCGGGACGCCAGGAGGGAACGGCGACGGAGACGCGCTCGCCCGAACCCGTGACCGTGAAGCCGAGGCGGGTCAGGATGTTCGTGCTCTCTGCTTCGGACACATCCACACCCGTCAGGCGGCGGACTTCCGAGAACGGGAAATCGACGATCTTGGCGTCGAAACCCTTATAGCCGACGACGTCGGTCTTCGCCGGCACGCCGCCGCAAAGTTCCAGCACCAGTTCCGTCGCGCGTTCGAGGCCCGGCACCATATATTCCGGGTCCACGCCGCGCTCGAAGCGGTAGCGCGCATCGGTGATGATGCCGTGCGAGCGGCCGGTCTTGGCCACGTTCATCGGGTCCCAGAGCGCCGATTCGATCAGCACGTCGACGGTGTTCTCGTCGCAGCCCGAATGTTCGCCGCCCATGATGCCGCCGATGGATTCGATGCCGTTGTCGTCGGCGATGACGACGTTGGACGGGTTCAGCGTATATTCGCGCGTATCGAGCGCCAGCACCTTCTCACCCACGGCCGCGCGGCGCACGACGAGATCGCCCTTCACCTTGGCCGCGTCGAAGACGTGCAGCGGGCGACCCTGGTCGAAGGTCATGTAGTTGGTGATGTCGACGAGCGCGTTGATCGGGCGAAGGCCGATGGCCAGCAGCCGCTGCTGCATCCAGCGCGGGCTGGGACCGTTCTTCACGCCGCGCACGAGGCGGAGCGCGAAGCCCGGGCAGAGATGATCGTCGCCATCAAGCGCCAGCTTCACCTTGACCGGCGTCTCGCCCTCCACCTTGAAGGAAGGGACCTTCGGGGTCTTGAGCGTGCCGAGACCGGAGGCGGCGAGATCGCGGGCGATGCCGAAGATGCTCGTGCAGTCCGGGCGGTTCGGTGTCAGGTTGATCTCGATGACCGGGTCGTCGATGCCGGCATAGGCGGCATAGCTCGCGCCGACCGGCGCATCCGCCGGTAGGTCGATGATGCCGTCATGGTTGTCGGAGATTTCCAGTTCCTTCTCCGAGCACATCATGCCGCGGCTCTCGACGCCGCGGATGGTGCCGACGGCGAGCGTCACGTCGATGCCGGGCACATAGGTGCCGGGCGCGGCAAACGCGCCGACAAGGCCGGCGCGCGCATTCGGCGCGCCGCAGACGACCTGGATCGGGTCGCCCTTGCCGGTATCGACCATCAGCACGCGCAGCTTGTCGGCATTCGGATGCTGTTCGGCGGAAACCACCTTGGCGATGACGAAGGGCCTGAAGGCCGCCTTGTCGTCGACGTCCTCCACTTCAAGGCCGATCGCCGTCAGCTTCGCGCAGATTTCCTCCAGCGAGGCGTCGGTGTCGAGATGATCCTTCAGCCAGGAGAGCGTGAATTTCATTGTCTTTCTCCTTGGATGCCGGTTACGCGCTGAGGCCGCCGAACAGGGTCGGCATGTCGAGCGGGCGGAAGCCGTAATGGCTCAGCCAGCGGACGTCGGCGTTGAAGAAATCGCGCAGGTCCGGCATGCCGTATTTCAGCATGGCGATGCGGTCGAGGCCCATGCCCCAGGCAAAGCCCTGGTACTCGTCCGGGTCGAGGCCGCCGGCGCGCAGCACGTTCGGATGAACCATGCCGCAGCCGAGGATTTCCATCCAGTCCGTGCCCTCGCCGAACTTGACGATGGGACCCGACGAGCGGTCGCACTGGATGTCGACCTCGAAGGACGGCTCGGTGAAGGGGAAGAAGGACGGGCGGAAGCGCATGGTGACGCTGTCGACCTCGAAGAAGGCCTTGCAGAATTCTTCCAGCACCCAGCGCATGTTGGCGACATTCGCGGTCTTGTCGACCACGAGGCCTTCCACCTGGTGGAACATCGGCGAATGGGTCGCGTCACTGTCCTGCCGGTAGGTCTTGCCGGGGATGATGATGCGGATCGGCGGCTTCTGCGCTTCCATGGTGCGCACCTGCACGGGCGAAGTGTGCGTGCGCAGCACCTTGCGCTCGCCGTTCTCGTCCGCGGGGAAGAAGAACGTGTCGTGCATCTCGCGGGCTGGGTGGCCCTCGGGGAAGTTCAGCGCGGTGAAATTGTAGTAGTCCGTCTCGACGTCCGGGCCTTCGGCAATCGAGAAGCCCATGTCGCCGAAGATCGCGGTGATCTCGTCAACGATCTGGCTGATCGGATGGATGCGGCCGCGCTCGGCCGGCGAGGAGCGGACCGGCAGGCTGATATCCACCGTCTCGGCCGCAAGACGGGCCTCGATAGCGGCGTCGCGCAGCGCGCTCTTGCGCTCGCCGATAGCGTCGGTCACGCGGGTCTTCATGGCGTTGATCGCCGCGCCGCGCGTCTGGCGCTCTTCCGGCGACATGGTGCCGAGCGTCTTCAGGAGTTCCGAGACGGAGCCTTTCTTGCCGAGCGCACCGACGCGCACGGCTTCGATCGCCGCCTCGTCGGAGGCCGCGGCAACGTCGGAAAGGAGCTGCTTTTCCAGTGTGTCGAGTTCAGTCATCTTTACCTGCTTTGCTTGCGTCGGCCGGGCGGGGAGGCAGAAGAACCCCCTGGAGATAGCGGGTTGCGGCGAGGAAGCGTCGCAGATCACTACCCATGTGCACGCGCCCGATCAATCGGGTTGGCGACAAAAACTTGCCGAGGAACCGGAGCATTTCCGTCAGTTCCGCCTCGGCGGCGGGCGGCGCATTGGTGCGCCAGGCGGCATAGGCTTTCTCCGCCGTCGCTTCGCCGAGACGGGCGCGGTCGGTAAGCTGGAGGAAGAGCAGCCACAGGTCGCGCGCCTGGGCGGTCGCGAGCGGCATGGCCGCCTCCGGCTCCTCCTCGAAATCCATGAAGCCGATGCTCCGTTCGCCGGCCACGAAGAAGTCGCGCGGATGCGGGCGCCCGTGGCAAAGGCCCTTGCCGTGCAGCGCGCCGAGATGGGCGGCGCAGGCGACGAGCAGGGCGTCATGGGCGGCGGGATCGATGTCGCGCAGCGCGTCGAGGCGCGCGGTCACGGTCGGCGCGACGTCGGAAAGCACGAGTGCGGAACCGGAGGAATAGAGCACCTTCGGAACGGGCACGCCATGGGCGGCGAAGGTCTCGATGCGGCGGATTTCCCGCGCGATCATGCCCTTGCCGTCGAGATAGGGCGAGGGACGCAGGAACGGCTGGCCAAACAGGCGGGCAAGCGACGTCTGCGCCTTCGTCCAAATCGGCGGGCGCTCCGTGCCATAGCGCTTGATCCAGACGGCGCCGAAGGACAGTTCCACGCGCTCGACCCGGCGGGTCTCGCGCGTCAGCGCGGCCAGAAGCCGCTCGACGTCGCCGTCGGTCATGTCGGGGATCGCGTTGAGGTCGGTCAGCATGCCGTCCATGGTTCTGGGCCCGAAATCCAAACAAAAACCCGCACCGGTTCCCCGGCGCGGGTTTCACAACGAAGCGAAGATTTGTTGTGAGCGCCGGTTAGTTGACGGCGGTCTCAAACTCGTTCTTCGTGCCGGCGTCCTTGAGGTATTCCAGAGCCTTCTTGGCGGCTGCGACGAGCGCGCCGAAAGCTGCGGTCTCATGGATCGCCATGTCCGAAAGCACCTTGCGGTCAACTTCGATGCCAGCCTTGTTCAGGCCGTCGATGAAGCGGCCGTAGGTCAGGCCGTGCTCGCGGACGGCAGCGTTGATGCGCTGGATCCAGAGAGCGCGGAAGTTGCGCTTGTTGACCTTGCGGTCGCGGTAGGCGAACTGCTTGGAACGATCAACCGCAGCCTTGGCGGCGCGGATGGTGTTCTTGCGGCGGCCGTAGAAACCCTTGGCTGCCTTCAGCGTCTTCTTGTGCTTGGCGTGGGAAGTAACGCCGCGTTTTACACGTGCCATGTCATGATCTCCTTAACGTATCAGATGCGCGATGAGTCTTAGAGACCGTTCGGCAGGTAGTTCTTGATGACCTTCTTGCCATCGGGCTCGGCCAGCACCATGGTGCCGCGGGCGTCGCGAATGAACTTGTTGGTACGCTTGATCATGCCGTGGCGCTTGCCGGCAGCGGCAGCGACGACCTTGCCGGTCGCGGTGATCTTGAACCGCTTCTTGGCAGACGACTTCGTCTTCATCTTGGGCATTTTGCTACTCCATTCTTCTTGAATTCGAGAGGCACTGACGAAGGCGCCCCTCCAGCGTAAAGAACGGCCACGGCATGCCCTGCCGGACCGTTCGGACGGCGGCTTGTAACCGATGTCCCTGCAAAGCGCAACCGGATTCCTCGCAAAGCGCGGATTCCGGCCGGAAATGGAAAAGCCGCCCCGAGGGACGGCTTGATCCGTTCAGTGCATGGCACCAGCGATGGGGCTCACTTGGGAGCGAGCACCATCATCATCTGGCGGCCTTCGAGCTTCGGCTCGGCTTCGACCTTGGCAATGGCCAGGGTGTCTTCCTTGACCTGCAGGAGAAGCTTCATGCCGAGTTCCTGGTGGGCCATTTCGCGGCCGCGGAACTTCAGCGTCACCTTGACCTTGTCGCCTTCGTCGAAGAAGCGGTTCATGGCCTTCATCTTCACCTCATAGTCATGGGTGTCGATGTTCGGGCGCATCTTGATTTCCTTGATCTCGACGATCTTCTGCTTCTTGCGCGCTTCGGCCGCCTTCTTCTGGTTGGCGTATTTCAGCTTGCCAAGGTCAAGGATCTTGCAGACAGGCGGTTCGGAGTTCGGCGAGATCTCCACGAGATCGAGGCCGGCTTCTTCAGCCATGCGAAGGGCCTGATCTGTCGGAACGATGCCGTGGTTGGTGCCTTCGGCATCGATGAGCTGGACGCGGGGAATCCGGATTTCCCTGTTGGAACGCGGGCCGTCTTTGACGGGGGCTTCCGCTTTGAAAGGTCTGCGAATGGTCGTGGTCTCCTCGACTGTTTCGACGGGTATGAATCTGTGCGACGATCGGGCCGTTTCGCCCGAAATGCGGCGTTTGTCGGCAATGTGTTGATCGCGCTTGGGAAGTCAATAGCATGCCGCGCGGAAAAAATCACCACCTGTCCTTGCGAGAGCGAATCTGGTCTAGCTCTCGGCAAAAGGCCGGTTGGCGGGCGGTTTTCCGCCGGGGGCGCACAAAGAGGAGATAGGTATGACGATGGCGAACGGCAATGGCGTGGCGGCGGATTTCATCACGGTCGGCGAGGGGAATGACGCGCGGCGCATCGCCGTCGCGCTCCAGCCGCCCGCCGCCGGCAACACGCTCGCCCATTTCGTCTGGCTCGGCGGCTACCGCTCCGACATGTCCGGCACCAAGGCCATCGAGCTTGCCGCCCTTGCCGCCCGCCTCGGCACCGGCTGCGTGCGCTTCGACTATTCCGGCCACGGCATCTCGGGCGGCGCCTTCGTCGATGGCACGATCTCGCGCTGGCTGGAAGAGTCGCTCGCCGTGATCGATCATGCCGCCAGCACTCTCGGTTCGAGCCGTATCGTCCTCGTCGGCTCGTCCATGGGCGGCTGGATCGCGCTGCGCGCCGTGGCCGAACTTGCCGGCAGGAGCGGCATCGACATCGCCGGCCTCGTTCTCATCGCCCCCGCGCCGGATTTCACCTCCGAGCTGATCGAGCCGAACCTGACGGAGACCGAGCGCGCGGCGCTTGCCGAGCGCGGCCAGTTCGAGGAACCGACGCCCTACGGTCCCGACCCGAACATCTACACGCTGAAGCTCATTGAGGACGGAAGAGCGAACCGCGTGCTGACGGGTGCCATCGAGACCGGCTGCCCCGTGCATATCCTGCAGGGTATGGCCGATCCCGACGTGCCCTATGCCCATGCCGTGCGCCTGATGGAGCACCTTTCCGGCGACGACGTGGTGCTGACCCTGATCCGCGACGGCGACCATCGTCTCTCGCGTCCGCAGGACATCGCGAAAATCCTCGAGGCGGCGGAGACCCTCGCCCGCGGAACCTGAGGCGCGGGCGCACCCGTCCAGCCGCATTTTAACCATAATCCAGCTTCGCCAATTCTGATGATTGACGAACGGTCCTTCTCACCGTTAACTCTTTGTTAACGATTAGGGGACGTTCCATGGCACGAATGATTGGTGCGAAGGCTGGGATTGCGGCAATTCTCGCGGTTCTCGTTTCTTCTTCCTCGGCTTTCACCGCACCGGCATCGGCGCTGTCCATGAAGGTGGGCGGCGTTACCTCGCAGCCGATCGGCCATTACGAATTCTGCCAGAGCCACAAGTCCGAATGCCGCGCCGGCGTGCGCACCGCGCCCGCCAAGGTCACGGATTTCGGCTGGTCCATCGTGCGCGAGATCAATGCCAGCGTGAACCGCGACATCACCCCGATGACCGACAAGGAACTGCACGGCGTCGACGAAATCTGGTCCTACCCGGACGGCGCGGGCGACTGCGAGGACTTCGTGCTCCTCAAGCGCAGGATGCTGATGGAAAAGGGCTTTGCCGCCGGCGATCTCCTGATCACCGTCGTGCGCAAGCCCGATGGCGAAGGCCATGCCGTCCTGACCCTGCGCACCGCCCAGGGCGACTACATCCTCGACAACCTCAACAACGAGGTGAAGCTGTGGACCGAGACGCCCTACCGCTACCTCAAGCGCCAGGCGTCGTTCCACGCCGGCCGCTGGGTCTCGATCGAAAACGGCGACGCCGTCATGGTTTCGTCGGTCGGCCAGTAAGCCGCCATCAATCCAGATGCAAAAAGGCCGCGGAGCGATCCGCGGCCTTTTTCGTCTGTCATCGGGGAACGGACCCTTATTCGTCGCCCATCTTGAGCGCCGCGATGAAGGCTTCCTGCGGAATTTCCACCTTGCCGAACTGGCGCATGCGCTTCTTGCCGGCCTTCTGCTTGTCGAGCAGCTTGCGCTTGCGGGTGGCGTCGCCGCCGTAGCACTTGGCGGTCACGTCCTTGCGCAGCGCCGAGATGGTTTCGCGGGCGATCACGTTGCCGCCGATGGCGGCCTGGATCGGGATCTTGAACATGTGCTTCGGGATCAGCTCCTTGAGCTTCTCGCACATGTCGCGGCCGCGCTTTTCCGCGGCCATGCGGTGGACCATCATGGAGAGCGCGTCGACCGGCTCGCCGTTGACGAGGATCGACATCTTCACCAGATGGCCTTCCTTGTGGTCGGTGATCTGGTAGTCGAAGGAGGCGTAGCCCTTGGAGATCGACTTCAGGCGGTCGTAGAAGTCGAAGACGACTTCGTTGAGC
Protein-coding sequences here:
- the rplT gene encoding 50S ribosomal protein L20; the encoded protein is MARVKRGVTSHAKHKKTLKAAKGFYGRRKNTIRAAKAAVDRSKQFAYRDRKVNKRNFRALWIQRINAAVREHGLTYGRFIDGLNKAGIEVDRKVLSDMAIHETAAFGALVAAAKKALEYLKDAGTKNEFETAVN
- the rpmI gene encoding 50S ribosomal protein L35 codes for the protein MPKMKTKSSAKKRFKITATGKVVAAAAGKRHGMIKRTNKFIRDARGTMVLAEPDGKKVIKNYLPNGL
- the infC gene encoding translation initiation factor IF-3, with product MRRPFKAEAPVKDGPRSNREIRIPRVQLIDAEGTNHGIVPTDQALRMAEEAGLDLVEISPNSEPPVCKILDLGKLKYANQKKAAEARKKQKIVEIKEIKMRPNIDTHDYEVKMKAMNRFFDEGDKVKVTLKFRGREMAHQELGMKLLLQVKEDTLAIAKVEAEPKLEGRQMMMVLAPK
- a CDS encoding alpha/beta hydrolase gives rise to the protein MANGNGVAADFITVGEGNDARRIAVALQPPAAGNTLAHFVWLGGYRSDMSGTKAIELAALAARLGTGCVRFDYSGHGISGGAFVDGTISRWLEESLAVIDHAASTLGSSRIVLVGSSMGGWIALRAVAELAGRSGIDIAGLVLIAPAPDFTSELIEPNLTETERAALAERGQFEEPTPYGPDPNIYTLKLIEDGRANRVLTGAIETGCPVHILQGMADPDVPYAHAVRLMEHLSGDDVVLTLIRDGDHRLSRPQDIAKILEAAETLARGT
- a CDS encoding transglutaminase-like cysteine peptidase, which encodes MARMIGAKAGIAAILAVLVSSSSAFTAPASALSMKVGGVTSQPIGHYEFCQSHKSECRAGVRTAPAKVTDFGWSIVREINASVNRDITPMTDKELHGVDEIWSYPDGAGDCEDFVLLKRRMLMEKGFAAGDLLITVVRKPDGEGHAVLTLRTAQGDYILDNLNNEVKLWTETPYRYLKRQASFHAGRWVSIENGDAVMVSSVGQ